One window of Agromyces rhizosphaerae genomic DNA carries:
- a CDS encoding ABC transporter substrate-binding protein, translated as MKSPAKAAIAGFAALAVVGALAGCSADSASSADGRVELRVATFPPGADAAAYEAFESQEAQFEEEHPDIDVIGVEYEWEGPTFAAQLAGGSLPDVFTVPFTDSKTLLENGQLTDVTAEVEELGYTDAFNPIILAEVQDADGNIYGFPRQAYAMGLHYNRALFEAAGLDPDSPPTTWDEVREAAKAISDATGKAGFMEMSTNNTGGWQLTAATVARGGSTQEENGDGTYTSTIANEATKAQLQFLHDLRWEDDSLGDNYLLDWGSINQEFAAGNIGMYSSGSDVYTALVRDFGLSPDDYGLTVLPTENGGGTLGGGDIAVVSPTVDDATKAAAVQWIDWYYMQKLLDEDAAVLDAKTLADSGQAVGTPVLPVLDRETYEQSLTWIAPYVNVPLDQMAPFTEHIFEQTPVGEPKGSTQEIYALLDPLVQAVLTDENADIDALVEQADVDAQAILDQG; from the coding sequence ATGAAGTCACCAGCCAAGGCCGCGATCGCAGGCTTCGCCGCGCTCGCCGTGGTGGGCGCGCTCGCGGGCTGCAGCGCCGACAGCGCCTCCTCCGCCGACGGCCGCGTGGAACTGCGGGTCGCCACCTTCCCGCCCGGGGCCGACGCGGCCGCCTACGAGGCGTTCGAGTCGCAGGAGGCGCAGTTCGAGGAGGAGCACCCCGACATCGACGTCATCGGCGTCGAGTACGAGTGGGAGGGCCCGACCTTCGCGGCCCAGCTCGCGGGCGGCAGCCTCCCCGACGTCTTCACGGTGCCCTTCACCGACTCGAAGACCCTGCTCGAGAACGGGCAGCTCACCGACGTGACCGCCGAGGTCGAGGAGCTCGGGTACACCGACGCGTTCAACCCGATCATCCTCGCCGAGGTGCAGGACGCCGACGGCAACATCTACGGGTTCCCGCGCCAGGCGTACGCCATGGGCCTGCACTACAACCGCGCACTGTTCGAGGCCGCCGGGCTCGACCCCGACAGTCCGCCGACGACCTGGGACGAGGTGCGCGAGGCGGCGAAGGCCATCTCGGACGCCACGGGCAAGGCCGGCTTCATGGAGATGTCGACGAACAACACCGGCGGCTGGCAGCTCACCGCGGCGACCGTCGCGCGCGGCGGCTCGACGCAGGAGGAGAACGGCGACGGCACCTACACGTCGACCATCGCGAACGAGGCCACGAAGGCGCAGCTGCAGTTCCTGCACGACCTGCGCTGGGAGGACGACTCGCTGGGCGACAACTACCTGCTCGACTGGGGCAGCATCAACCAGGAGTTCGCCGCCGGCAACATCGGCATGTACTCGTCGGGTTCCGACGTCTACACCGCGCTGGTGCGCGACTTCGGCCTCTCGCCCGACGACTACGGCCTGACCGTGCTCCCGACGGAGAACGGCGGCGGCACGCTCGGCGGCGGTGACATCGCGGTGGTCAGCCCGACCGTCGACGACGCGACCAAGGCCGCGGCGGTGCAGTGGATCGACTGGTACTACATGCAGAAGCTGCTCGACGAGGACGCCGCCGTGCTCGACGCCAAGACGCTCGCCGACTCGGGCCAGGCCGTGGGCACCCCGGTGCTCCCGGTGCTCGACCGCGAGACGTACGAGCAGTCGCTCACCTGGATCGCGCCCTACGTGAACGTGCCGCTCGACCAGATGGCGCCCTTCACCGAGCACATCTTCGAGCAGACCCCCGTGGGCGAGCCGAAGGGCAGCACGCAGGAGATCTACGCGCTGCTCGACCCGCTGGTGCAGGCCGTGCTGACCGACGAGAACGCCGACATCGACGCGCTGGTCGAGCAGGCCGACGTCGACGCCCAGGCGATCCTCGACCAGGGCTGA
- a CDS encoding glycoside hydrolase family 13 protein yields the protein MPAVDTAPDAPQPHGDDLWWRSAVIYQVYVRSFADANGDGTGDLAGVRAHLPYLAELGVDAIWFTPWYPSPLADGGYDVADYRDIHPAFGALRDAELLIADALRLGIRTIVDIVPNHVSSEHPWFREALAAGPGAPERERFWFHPGKGPNGDEMPTGWVSNFQGETWTRTTNPDGTPGEWYLHLFTPEQPDLNWNHPDVRREHEDILRFWFDRGVAGVRIDSAGLLIKDPTLPEVPERPAPGQHPTEDRDEVHEVYRTWRRIADSYDGARVLVGEVWVPDAKRFADYLRPDEMHTAFNFDFMSRAWDAAELRTSIDLMLDAHAPVGAPSTWVLSNHDVTRPVTRYGREDSTFAFATKRFGTPTDLELGTRRARAAALLTAALPGSLYVYQGDELGLPEAELPREVLQDPMHFRSEGVDPGRDGCRVPMPWAGTASPFGFSPDEASEGPWLPQPADWAARTVEAQEADPGSMLRLYREALRLRRAEPGLGDGRLRWLEPAPGVLAFARHDVVNVTNLSDAPVELPAHDEVLLASAPLAGDRLPPDSTAWLRVRPGSSRSRPDAP from the coding sequence ATGCCCGCAGTCGATACCGCGCCCGACGCGCCGCAGCCCCACGGCGACGACCTGTGGTGGCGCAGCGCCGTCATCTACCAGGTCTACGTGCGCAGCTTCGCCGACGCGAACGGCGACGGCACGGGCGACCTGGCCGGGGTCCGGGCGCACCTGCCGTACCTCGCCGAGCTCGGCGTCGACGCGATCTGGTTCACCCCCTGGTACCCCTCGCCGCTCGCCGACGGCGGGTACGACGTGGCCGACTACCGCGACATCCACCCGGCCTTCGGCGCCCTGCGCGACGCGGAGCTGCTCATCGCCGACGCGCTGCGCCTCGGCATCCGCACCATCGTCGACATCGTCCCGAACCACGTCTCGAGCGAGCACCCCTGGTTCCGCGAGGCGCTCGCCGCCGGCCCGGGCGCCCCCGAGCGCGAGCGTTTCTGGTTCCACCCAGGCAAGGGGCCGAACGGCGACGAGATGCCCACCGGCTGGGTGTCGAACTTCCAGGGCGAGACCTGGACCCGCACCACGAACCCCGACGGCACGCCGGGGGAGTGGTACCTGCACCTGTTCACCCCCGAGCAGCCCGACCTCAACTGGAACCACCCCGACGTGCGGCGCGAGCACGAGGACATCCTGCGCTTCTGGTTCGACCGCGGCGTCGCGGGCGTGCGCATCGACTCGGCGGGCCTGCTCATCAAGGACCCGACCCTGCCCGAGGTGCCCGAGCGACCCGCCCCCGGCCAGCACCCCACGGAGGACCGCGACGAGGTGCACGAGGTCTACCGCACCTGGCGTCGCATCGCCGACTCGTACGACGGCGCCCGCGTGCTCGTCGGCGAGGTCTGGGTGCCCGACGCCAAGCGCTTCGCCGATTACCTCCGGCCCGACGAGATGCATACCGCGTTCAACTTCGACTTCATGTCGAGGGCGTGGGATGCGGCGGAGTTGCGCACCTCGATCGACCTGATGCTCGACGCGCACGCGCCCGTCGGCGCCCCCAGCACGTGGGTGCTCTCGAACCACGACGTGACCCGCCCGGTCACCCGCTACGGCCGCGAGGACTCGACGTTCGCATTCGCGACGAAGCGCTTCGGCACCCCGACCGACCTCGAGCTCGGCACCCGCCGCGCCCGCGCGGCCGCGCTCCTGACGGCGGCCCTTCCCGGCAGCCTCTACGTCTACCAGGGCGACGAACTGGGCCTGCCCGAGGCCGAGCTGCCCCGCGAAGTGCTGCAGGACCCGATGCACTTCCGTTCCGAGGGCGTCGACCCGGGGCGTGACGGATGCCGCGTGCCGATGCCCTGGGCCGGCACCGCGTCGCCCTTCGGGTTCAGTCCCGACGAGGCATCCGAAGGCCCCTGGCTGCCCCAGCCCGCCGACTGGGCCGCACGCACCGTCGAGGCGCAGGAGGCCGACCCGGGCTCGATGCTGCGCCTCTACCGCGAGGCGCTCCGCCTCCGCCGGGCCGAGCCCGGACTGGGCGACGGCCGCCTGCGCTGGCTCGAGCCCGCGCCCGGCGTGCTCGCCTTCGCCCGGCACGACGTCGTGAACGTCACCAACCTCTCCGACGCCCCGGTCGAACTGCCGGCGCACGACGAGGTCCTCCTGGCCAGTGCGCCCCTCGCGGGCGACCGGCTCCCCCCAGACTCCACGGCCTGGCTGCGCGTGCGGCCGGGGTCGTCGAGGTCGCGGCCCGACGCGCCGTGA
- a CDS encoding LacI family DNA-binding transcriptional regulator, whose amino-acid sequence MSRRLADVARKVGVSEATVSRVLNDKPGVSDATRQAVLTALDVLGYERPTKLRGERARLVGLVMPELQNPIFPALAEVLSGGLAQNGYTPVLCTQTAGGISEADYVELLLHQQVSGVIFAGGAYAQDEANRDHYERLRELRLPTVLVNAPVDGMGFATVSCDDAESMEQAFGHLVQLGHERIGILLGPRDHIPSRRKLQAAERMAERHGVELGPDRVVHALYSLESGQTAATKLLQAGVTGIVCASDPMALGAVRAVRRAGLRVPEDVSVIGYDDSAMMNCTEPPLTTVRQPIESMGRMIIELLMRQMSTDREIADELFFAPELVVRRSTAPPAAHLPA is encoded by the coding sequence ATGTCGAGACGGCTGGCCGATGTCGCCCGCAAGGTCGGGGTCAGCGAGGCGACCGTCAGCCGGGTGCTGAACGACAAGCCGGGGGTGTCGGATGCCACGAGGCAGGCCGTGCTCACGGCCCTCGACGTGCTCGGCTACGAGCGCCCCACGAAGCTGCGGGGCGAGCGCGCCCGCCTGGTCGGCCTGGTCATGCCCGAGCTGCAGAACCCCATCTTCCCGGCGCTCGCCGAGGTGCTGAGCGGCGGGCTCGCGCAGAACGGCTACACGCCCGTGCTCTGCACCCAGACGGCAGGCGGCATCAGCGAGGCCGACTACGTCGAGCTCCTGCTGCACCAGCAGGTGTCGGGCGTGATCTTCGCCGGCGGCGCCTACGCGCAGGACGAGGCGAACCGCGACCACTACGAGCGGCTGCGCGAGCTTCGCCTGCCGACGGTGCTGGTGAACGCCCCGGTCGACGGCATGGGCTTCGCGACCGTCTCGTGCGACGACGCCGAGTCCATGGAGCAGGCATTCGGCCACCTGGTGCAGCTCGGGCACGAGCGCATCGGCATCCTCCTCGGCCCGCGCGACCACATCCCGAGCCGGCGCAAGCTGCAAGCGGCCGAGCGCATGGCCGAGCGGCACGGGGTCGAGCTCGGGCCCGACCGCGTCGTGCACGCCCTCTACTCGCTCGAGTCGGGGCAGACGGCGGCCACCAAGCTGCTGCAGGCCGGCGTCACCGGAATCGTGTGCGCCAGCGATCCGATGGCCCTCGGTGCCGTCCGGGCCGTGCGCCGTGCCGGCCTGCGGGTGCCCGAGGACGTCTCGGTGATCGGCTACGACGACTCCGCGATGATGAACTGCACCGAGCCGCCGCTGACGACCGTGCGCCAGCCGATCGAGTCGATGGGGCGCATGATCATCGAGCTGCTCATGCGCCAGATGTCGACCGACCGCGAGATCGCAGACGAGCTCTTCTTCGCCCCCGAGCTGGTCGTCCGCCGCTCGACCGCGCCGCCGGCCGCGCACCTTCCGGCCTGA
- a CDS encoding DUF7882 family protein has protein sequence MGKLIYGATTREITIDDRTLAHLKVAITNKLRRSESFTMSWDHGTENGGGRSTIWIHESIPLQFVFDGSRRPILNRVWLEQLMVTANSTNGLQLVPEPSEDEPFGE, from the coding sequence ATGGGCAAGCTCATCTACGGTGCGACGACTCGTGAGATCACGATCGACGACCGCACCCTGGCGCACCTCAAGGTGGCCATCACCAACAAGCTCCGTCGCTCCGAGAGCTTCACCATGTCGTGGGATCACGGCACCGAGAACGGCGGCGGCCGCTCGACGATCTGGATCCACGAGTCGATCCCCCTGCAGTTCGTGTTCGACGGCTCGCGCCGGCCGATCCTGAACCGCGTGTGGCTCGAGCAGCTCATGGTCACCGCGAACAGCACCAACGGGCTGCAGCTCGTGCCCGAGCCGTCCGAGGACGAGCCGTTCGGCGAGTAG
- a CDS encoding ClbS/DfsB family four-helix bundle protein encodes MMQPTSRDDLLAQSELRLWELLHHVDTMSSYQRRHPLPGEGRDRTVTDVLAHLRAWHALFVGWMETDAAGRVPAFPADGYTWAELDELNVELRERFRLDDLDAAIEALHASHAAAEAMLANLDDEVLTDPDRYPWLQGHPLIGTAHECLGGHYAWAREELRSRYDGSSGTLAGDTDAGPFVGQEGVPDDDAIADASADGPTETVEPVPEA; translated from the coding sequence ATGATGCAGCCGACTTCGCGAGACGACCTCCTCGCCCAGTCCGAACTCCGCCTGTGGGAGCTGCTGCACCACGTCGACACCATGAGCTCGTACCAGCGGCGCCACCCGCTGCCGGGCGAGGGCCGCGACCGCACGGTCACCGACGTGCTCGCGCACCTGCGCGCCTGGCACGCGCTGTTCGTCGGGTGGATGGAGACGGATGCCGCGGGGCGCGTGCCGGCCTTCCCGGCCGACGGCTACACCTGGGCCGAGCTCGACGAGCTGAACGTCGAGCTGCGCGAGCGGTTCCGCCTCGACGACCTCGACGCCGCGATCGAGGCGCTGCACGCCAGCCACGCGGCCGCCGAGGCGATGCTCGCGAACCTCGACGACGAGGTGCTCACCGACCCCGACCGGTACCCGTGGCTGCAGGGGCATCCGCTCATCGGCACCGCCCACGAGTGCCTCGGCGGGCACTACGCCTGGGCCCGCGAGGAGCTCCGCTCGCGCTACGACGGCTCGTCGGGCACGCTGGCCGGCGACACCGACGCCGGGCCCTTCGTGGGCCAGGAGGGCGTGCCCGACGACGACGCGATCGCGGACGCGTCGGCCGACGGCCCCACCGAGACCGTCGAGCCCGTCCCCGAGGCCTGA
- the xylB gene encoding xylulokinase has product MTLVAGVDSSTQSCKVVVTDAATGRVVRTGRAAHPDGTEVDPAAWWDALRAAIADAGGLDDVEAISIGGQQHGMVVLDDDGRVIRPALLWNDTRSAGAAADLIAEVGAAEYARRTGLVPVASFTATKLRWLRDAEPANAARVAAVALPHDWLTWRLRGYGPADESELGPDLQALTTDRSDASGTGYWSPATGEYDRDLLVRALGHDATLPRVLGPADAAGTTPTGVLVGPGCGDNAGAALGLGARAGDAVVSLGTSGTVFAVTSHPVADDSGTIAGFADAGGAFLPLIATLNAARVLDSTAALLGVDHDELGRLALAAPAGADGVVLVPWFEGERTPDLPTARASVHGLSIASTSREHLARAAVEGMLCGLAEGLDAILAAGVEARRVLLVGGAAANPAVREVAATVFGVPIDVPEPGEYVALGAAVQAAWALTGERPDWTTPVAASAAAAGVTSVRERYREVAAGAARLVRP; this is encoded by the coding sequence ATGACGCTGGTCGCGGGGGTCGACTCGTCGACCCAGAGCTGCAAGGTGGTGGTGACGGATGCCGCGACAGGTCGGGTCGTCCGCACGGGCCGGGCTGCGCATCCCGACGGCACCGAGGTCGACCCCGCCGCGTGGTGGGACGCGCTGCGGGCGGCGATCGCCGATGCGGGCGGGCTCGACGACGTCGAGGCGATCTCGATCGGCGGCCAGCAGCACGGCATGGTCGTGCTCGACGACGACGGCCGCGTCATCCGCCCCGCCCTGCTCTGGAACGACACCCGCAGCGCGGGGGCGGCCGCCGACCTGATCGCCGAGGTCGGTGCGGCGGAGTACGCCCGCCGCACCGGGCTCGTGCCCGTCGCGTCGTTCACCGCGACCAAGCTGCGCTGGCTGCGCGACGCCGAGCCCGCGAACGCGGCCCGGGTCGCGGCCGTCGCCCTGCCGCACGACTGGCTGACCTGGCGCCTGCGCGGCTACGGGCCGGCCGACGAGTCCGAGCTCGGTCCAGATCTCCAGGCCCTCACGACCGACCGCTCCGATGCCTCGGGCACCGGGTACTGGTCGCCCGCGACCGGCGAGTACGACCGCGACCTGCTCGTGCGCGCGCTCGGGCACGACGCGACGCTGCCCCGGGTGCTGGGGCCGGCGGATGCCGCGGGCACCACGCCGACCGGCGTGCTCGTCGGCCCGGGTTGCGGCGACAACGCGGGCGCCGCCCTCGGTCTCGGCGCGCGCGCCGGCGACGCGGTCGTCTCGCTCGGCACCAGCGGCACGGTGTTCGCCGTCACGTCGCATCCGGTCGCCGACGACTCGGGCACCATCGCCGGGTTCGCCGACGCGGGCGGCGCGTTCCTGCCGCTCATCGCGACGCTGAACGCGGCGCGCGTGCTCGACTCGACCGCCGCCCTGCTGGGCGTCGACCACGACGAGCTCGGCCGGCTCGCGCTCGCCGCGCCGGCCGGCGCCGACGGCGTGGTGCTGGTGCCCTGGTTCGAGGGCGAGCGCACGCCCGACCTGCCGACCGCCCGCGCCAGCGTGCACGGCCTCTCGATCGCCTCCACCTCGCGCGAGCACCTCGCGCGCGCGGCCGTCGAGGGCATGCTCTGCGGCCTCGCCGAGGGCCTCGACGCGATCCTCGCCGCGGGCGTCGAGGCGCGACGGGTGCTCCTCGTCGGCGGTGCCGCCGCGAACCCAGCCGTGCGCGAGGTCGCCGCCACGGTCTTCGGCGTGCCGATCGACGTGCCCGAGCCGGGGGAGTACGTGGCCCTCGGCGCCGCCGTGCAGGCCGCGTGGGCGCTCACAGGCGAGCGACCCGACTGGACCACCCCGGTCGCGGCATCCGCCGCCGCGGCCGGGGTCACCTCGGTGCGCGAGCGCTACCGCGAGGTCGCGGCCGGCGCGGCGAGGCTCGTCCGCCCCTGA
- the xylA gene encoding xylose isomerase: MALAPTRDDKFSFGLWTIGYNGTDPFGGPTRHPLDVVHAVEQLAELGAYGLTFHDDDLFAFGSTDAERQTQIDRLKGALADTGLIVPMVTTNLFSQPVFKDGGFTSNDRQVRRFALRKVLRNLDLAAELGAKTFVMWGGREGAEYDSAKDIRQALERYREAVNLLGDYVTDKGYDIRFAIEPKPNEPRGDILLPTLGHALAFIDSLERPELVGLNPEVGHEQMAGLNFAAGIAQALYHGKLYHIDLNGQRGIKYDQDLVFGHGDLHNAFALVDLLEFGGPGASGTSSSPAYDGPRHFDYKPSRTEDESGVWDSAAANMRTYLLLKERAAAFRADPEVQEALAAARVPELAQPTLGDGESYDDLLADRSAYEDFDPSVYLGGRGFGFVRLQQLATEHLLGAR; the protein is encoded by the coding sequence ATGGCCCTCGCGCCCACCCGCGACGACAAGTTCTCCTTCGGCCTCTGGACGATCGGCTACAACGGCACCGATCCGTTCGGCGGCCCCACGCGGCATCCGCTCGATGTCGTGCACGCCGTCGAGCAGCTCGCCGAGCTCGGGGCCTACGGCCTCACCTTCCACGACGACGACCTGTTCGCGTTCGGCTCGACCGACGCCGAGCGCCAGACCCAGATCGACCGCCTGAAGGGCGCACTCGCCGACACCGGCCTCATCGTGCCGATGGTCACCACGAACCTCTTCAGCCAGCCCGTGTTCAAGGACGGCGGGTTCACCTCGAACGACCGCCAGGTGCGCCGGTTCGCGCTGCGCAAGGTGCTCCGCAACCTCGACCTCGCCGCGGAGCTCGGCGCGAAGACCTTCGTGATGTGGGGCGGCCGTGAGGGTGCCGAGTACGACTCGGCGAAGGACATCCGCCAGGCGCTCGAGCGCTACCGCGAGGCCGTGAACCTGCTGGGCGACTACGTGACCGACAAGGGCTACGACATCCGCTTCGCGATCGAGCCGAAGCCGAACGAGCCCCGCGGCGACATCCTGCTGCCGACCCTCGGCCACGCGCTGGCGTTCATCGACTCGCTCGAGCGCCCCGAGCTCGTCGGCCTCAACCCCGAGGTCGGCCACGAGCAGATGGCCGGGCTCAACTTCGCCGCCGGCATCGCCCAGGCGCTGTACCACGGCAAGCTGTACCACATCGACCTCAACGGCCAGCGCGGCATCAAGTACGACCAGGACCTCGTCTTCGGCCACGGCGACCTGCACAACGCCTTCGCGCTCGTCGACCTGCTCGAGTTCGGCGGGCCCGGCGCCAGCGGAACCAGCAGCAGCCCCGCCTACGACGGCCCGCGCCACTTCGACTACAAGCCGAGCCGCACCGAGGACGAGTCCGGCGTCTGGGACTCGGCCGCCGCGAACATGCGCACCTACCTGCTGCTGAAGGAGCGCGCGGCGGCATTCCGAGCCGACCCCGAGGTGCAGGAGGCGCTCGCCGCGGCCCGCGTGCCCGAGCTCGCGCAGCCCACCCTCGGCGACGGCGAGTCCTACGACGACCTGCTCGCCGACCGCTCCGCCTACGAGGACTTCGACCCGTCGGTCTACCTCGGTGGCAGGGGCTTCGGCTTCGTGCGCCTGCAGCAGCTCGCGACCGAGCACCTGCTCGGCGCCCGCTGA
- a CDS encoding ROK family transcriptional regulator: MAVRGNTLESVRRHNLATVLRIVHHRGAVSRAELTRETGLNRSTIGALVTELVELGLVDEREPAATARVGRPSPTVVPREDVAVVAVNPEIDAVELALVGLGGAVLGRARHPIALPTPDDVVAVVRLQLDDWGRAFADTRVTAIGAAVPGLVRQDDGLVRHAPHLGWRDAPLAAMLESTTGLASSAANDARLGALAERVFGAGRGVDDLVYVNGGASGIGAGVIAGGRPLGGAGGYAGELGHMRVGDAPARDSAGLAGTLEALVRRDALLVHLGADAAGPDGSRHTPLARLEAAVAAGPSAGLAGELEAQADVLGTALGNAVNLFDPSLVLLGGFLGVLLDGAGPVLHASMRRAGLEASVDAVRLDRPALGADILAIGAAEIAFAAVLGDPAGSVG; this comes from the coding sequence ATGGCAGTGCGCGGGAACACCCTCGAGTCGGTGCGACGGCACAACCTCGCGACCGTGCTGCGGATCGTGCACCACCGCGGCGCCGTCTCGCGCGCCGAGCTCACGCGCGAGACCGGGCTGAACCGCTCAACCATCGGCGCGCTCGTGACCGAGCTCGTCGAGCTCGGCCTGGTCGACGAGCGGGAGCCCGCCGCGACCGCCCGCGTCGGCCGCCCCTCCCCCACGGTCGTGCCGCGCGAGGACGTCGCCGTGGTCGCCGTGAACCCGGAGATCGACGCGGTCGAGCTCGCCCTGGTCGGCCTCGGCGGTGCGGTGCTCGGTCGCGCGCGGCATCCGATCGCCCTGCCCACGCCCGACGACGTCGTCGCCGTGGTGCGGCTGCAGCTCGACGACTGGGGCCGGGCGTTCGCTGACACGCGGGTCACCGCGATCGGGGCGGCGGTGCCGGGACTCGTGCGGCAGGACGACGGCCTCGTGCGGCACGCGCCGCACCTCGGCTGGCGCGATGCGCCGCTCGCCGCGATGCTCGAGTCGACGACGGGGCTGGCCTCGTCGGCCGCCAACGACGCCCGGCTGGGCGCGCTCGCCGAGCGCGTGTTCGGCGCCGGGCGCGGGGTCGACGACCTGGTCTACGTGAACGGCGGCGCGAGCGGCATCGGCGCCGGCGTGATCGCGGGCGGGCGCCCCCTCGGCGGGGCCGGCGGCTACGCGGGCGAGCTCGGGCACATGCGCGTCGGGGATGCGCCGGCGCGCGACTCGGCCGGACTCGCGGGCACGCTCGAGGCGCTCGTGCGCCGGGACGCGCTGCTCGTGCACCTGGGAGCGGATGCCGCCGGGCCCGACGGGTCGCGGCACACCCCGCTCGCGCGGCTCGAGGCCGCCGTCGCCGCGGGGCCCTCGGCCGGGCTCGCAGGGGAGCTCGAGGCGCAGGCCGACGTGCTCGGCACCGCGCTCGGCAACGCGGTCAACCTGTTCGACCCGAGCCTGGTGCTGCTGGGCGGGTTCCTCGGCGTGCTGCTCGACGGCGCGGGCCCCGTGCTGCACGCGTCGATGCGGCGCGCCGGGCTCGAGGCATCCGTCGACGCCGTTCGCCTCGACCGGCCCGCGCTGGGCGCCGACATCCTCGCGATCGGCGCGGCCGAGATCGCGTTCGCGGCCGTGCTCGGCGACCCGGCGGGGTCGGTGGGCTGA
- a CDS encoding SDR family NAD(P)-dependent oxidoreductase, which produces MDLGLAGRVALVSGGSGYVGRAVAAALRDEGAVVVLAGRDEDRLERAVADLDAGTDRITAVTMDTRDEASVDAAVGYVVREHGRLDVLVNTAAPPAGTLDPARDHDAAQVLDAIDGKAMGYLRTTDAALPHMRAAGHGRIVQVSGQNAQFTASVTSSARNAVVSVASKTIADELAGTGVTVNVVDPGLITDTPSTAVQPARAGESTPQQVAAAVVFLASEQAAAISGVSLAVGHRAYGVQ; this is translated from the coding sequence ATGGACCTCGGACTCGCAGGGCGCGTGGCGCTCGTCTCGGGCGGCAGCGGCTACGTGGGGCGGGCCGTCGCGGCCGCACTCCGCGACGAGGGCGCCGTCGTCGTGCTCGCGGGCCGCGACGAGGATCGCCTCGAGCGCGCGGTCGCCGACCTGGACGCCGGCACGGACCGCATCACGGCCGTCACCATGGACACCCGCGACGAGGCATCCGTCGACGCCGCCGTCGGCTACGTCGTGCGCGAGCACGGCCGCCTCGACGTGCTCGTGAACACCGCCGCCCCGCCGGCCGGCACCCTCGACCCGGCGCGCGACCACGACGCCGCGCAGGTGCTCGACGCCATCGACGGCAAGGCCATGGGGTACCTGCGCACGACGGATGCCGCGCTGCCGCACATGCGCGCCGCCGGCCACGGCCGCATCGTGCAGGTGAGCGGCCAGAACGCGCAGTTCACGGCGTCGGTCACCTCGAGCGCGCGCAACGCGGTCGTGTCGGTCGCGTCGAAGACGATCGCCGACGAGCTCGCGGGCACGGGCGTCACGGTCAACGTTGTCGACCCGGGCCTCATCACCGACACGCCCTCGACCGCGGTGCAGCCCGCGCGCGCCGGCGAGTCGACCCCCCAGCAGGTCGCCGCCGCCGTGGTGTTCCTCGCCTCCGAGCAGGCCGCGGCCATCTCGGGCGTCTCGCTCGCGGTCGGTCACCGGGCCTACGGCGTGCAGTAG
- a CDS encoding SDR family NAD(P)-dependent oxidoreductase, translating into MHLDLTDRIVVVTGGGRGIGRVIAEAFVAEGARVVVVDLAEVPGEPPFDSLAADITDTAQVQAVVAEVVRRHGRIDVLVNNAGINVEGRVDELDDDGWQRCLDVNAGGTFRMCREVAPIMRAQGGGRILNAASFAAIIPSVGSAAYAASKAAVVAFTRVLASELGPWNVTVNAYAPGMIPTAMNGFADLEGEARERALDQLSIRRWGEPEDIARLLVFLASDEAGYITGTLVDTSGGKFATQSPGRAYDAAAGASRDPHAPHAPRKG; encoded by the coding sequence ATGCACCTGGACCTGACCGATCGCATCGTCGTGGTCACCGGCGGCGGCCGCGGCATCGGCCGCGTGATCGCCGAGGCCTTCGTCGCCGAGGGAGCCCGGGTGGTCGTCGTCGACCTCGCCGAGGTGCCCGGCGAGCCCCCGTTCGACTCGCTCGCCGCCGACATCACCGACACCGCGCAGGTGCAGGCGGTCGTCGCCGAGGTCGTCCGCCGACACGGCCGCATCGACGTGCTCGTGAACAACGCGGGCATCAACGTCGAGGGCCGCGTCGACGAGCTCGACGACGACGGCTGGCAGCGCTGCCTCGACGTGAACGCGGGCGGCACCTTCCGCATGTGCCGCGAGGTCGCGCCGATCATGCGGGCGCAGGGCGGTGGCCGCATCCTCAACGCCGCCTCCTTCGCCGCGATCATCCCGAGCGTCGGGAGTGCCGCGTACGCCGCGTCGAAGGCCGCGGTCGTGGCGTTCACGCGGGTGCTCGCGAGCGAGCTCGGGCCGTGGAACGTCACCGTGAACGCCTACGCGCCGGGCATGATCCCGACCGCGATGAACGGCTTCGCCGACCTCGAGGGCGAGGCGCGCGAGCGCGCGCTCGACCAGCTCTCCATCCGCCGCTGGGGCGAGCCTGAGGACATCGCGCGCCTCCTCGTCTTCCTCGCGAGCGACGAGGCGGGCTACATCACGGGCACACTGGTCGACACGAGCGGCGGCAAGTTCGCCACGCAGTCGCCCGGGCGCGCGTACGATGCGGCAGCGGGGGCCTCGCGCGACCCGCACGCACCGCACGCACCACGGAAGGGCTGA